One Gemmatimonadaceae bacterium DNA segment encodes these proteins:
- a CDS encoding TolC family protein, producing the protein MRLAISVSCAFAALVSTAHGQSAQGGGALTLQQAVVMARARGPWSEAAHARRLVAQGRARTDGAFPNPTLEWRRENMQSVLQPDIFATVQLPVDITGRRLAIRTAGTALTQRGRADSAVAARAIDAEVMRAFWRAALGGELLHVATEERVAREQIAQFDERRFREGAVAEVVAVRTKLEADRARMTEATARTEAARARGDLARLLGMAVESLPPLAGLASVASAPTVPDEAAAVARALAQRPDLAAFRHAADEASHRAAAERRGVVSDLQVVTGYKQTAGYNTSLLGIIVPLPLFSRNEGPRERTHGEALMARAELRDAELRVRGEVAAALQGMQAMREALAAGAAGVDARAAEVAQIAEGAYREGAISLMELIEAQRARAESRAAALRWTMDVNLAQLELNRALGAPLLENP; encoded by the coding sequence ATGAGACTCGCCATTTCGGTGTCCTGCGCTTTCGCTGCCCTCGTCTCGACCGCCCACGGGCAGTCGGCGCAGGGTGGGGGGGCGCTGACCCTTCAGCAAGCCGTCGTGATGGCGCGCGCGCGCGGTCCGTGGAGCGAGGCGGCGCACGCGCGGCGCCTCGTGGCGCAGGGGCGCGCCAGGACCGACGGCGCGTTTCCCAACCCGACGCTCGAGTGGCGGCGCGAGAACATGCAGAGCGTCTTGCAGCCGGACATCTTCGCCACGGTGCAGCTCCCCGTCGACATCACGGGACGACGACTGGCGATCCGCACGGCGGGGACGGCGCTCACCCAGCGCGGGCGCGCCGATTCGGCCGTGGCCGCGCGCGCGATCGACGCGGAGGTGATGCGCGCCTTCTGGCGGGCCGCGCTCGGCGGCGAGCTGCTGCACGTCGCGACCGAGGAGCGGGTGGCACGCGAGCAGATTGCGCAGTTCGACGAGCGGCGCTTTCGCGAGGGAGCGGTCGCCGAGGTGGTCGCCGTTCGCACCAAGCTGGAGGCCGATCGCGCGCGCATGACCGAAGCCACGGCGCGAACCGAGGCAGCGCGCGCACGCGGCGACCTGGCGCGACTCCTGGGAATGGCGGTGGAGTCGTTGCCGCCGCTGGCAGGCTTGGCGTCGGTGGCGTCGGCGCCGACGGTGCCTGACGAGGCGGCGGCGGTCGCGCGCGCGCTGGCGCAGCGCCCGGACCTCGCCGCCTTTCGGCATGCAGCCGACGAGGCATCGCATCGCGCCGCGGCGGAGCGACGCGGCGTCGTGAGCGACCTGCAAGTGGTGACGGGCTACAAGCAGACCGCGGGCTACAACACGAGCCTGCTGGGGATCATCGTCCCGCTGCCGTTGTTTAGCCGGAACGAGGGGCCGCGCGAGCGCACGCACGGCGAGGCGCTGATGGCGAGGGCCGAGTTGCGCGACGCCGAGCTGCGCGTGCGTGGCGAAGTGGCGGCGGCGTTGCAGGGAATGCAGGCGATGCGCGAGGCACTGGCGGCGGGGGCGGCGGGGGTCGATGCGCGCGCCGCTGAAGTGGCACAAATCGCCGAGGGGGCGTACCGCGAGGGCGCCATTTCGTTGATGGAACTGATCGAGGCCCAGCGGGCGCGCGCCGAGTCGCGCGCCGCGGCGCTGCGCTGGACGATGGACGTGAATCTCGCCCAGCTCGAGCTCAATCGCGCCCTTGGGGCGCCGCTCCTGGAGAATCCGTGA
- a CDS encoding class I SAM-dependent methyltransferase, which yields MTVVTIDGWQLAGASAPTPPCVPGLLVARSESSMIPAREQPTTRCEEASLFDGVQYRLLRRIAPSEPTSMDGSAYAGKSKLQVLLGSALLEEVRGRSVIDFGCGEGHEALELAKVAAHVEGVDIQTDLLARARAQAEAEGLSSKCRFSIRASAPAEYVVSIDSFEHFNDPSAVLEEMHNLLVPNGKIIASFGPTWFHPYGAHMLSVFPWAHLVFSEKALLRWRSDLRSDGATRFREVTGGLNGMTIARFERIVAQSRFSLEWIETVPIRKLRSVHRRWNREFTTAIVRCRLARRN from the coding sequence GTGACCGTCGTCACAATTGATGGGTGGCAGCTGGCGGGGGCCAGCGCGCCGACACCACCGTGCGTGCCAGGGCTGCTAGTGGCCCGCAGTGAATCGAGTATGATTCCTGCGCGTGAACAGCCAACCACACGGTGCGAGGAGGCGAGTTTGTTCGATGGCGTGCAGTACCGCTTGCTGCGGCGAATCGCTCCGAGCGAGCCGACATCCATGGACGGAAGTGCGTACGCGGGAAAGAGCAAGTTGCAAGTCCTGCTCGGCAGCGCGCTGCTCGAGGAGGTGCGGGGTCGCTCGGTCATCGACTTCGGATGTGGCGAGGGACATGAAGCGCTCGAACTGGCGAAAGTCGCCGCACACGTCGAGGGCGTCGACATCCAGACAGACCTTCTCGCTCGCGCGCGCGCCCAGGCCGAGGCCGAAGGGCTGTCCTCGAAGTGCCGATTCTCGATTCGAGCGAGTGCACCTGCCGAGTACGTGGTAAGCATCGACTCGTTCGAGCACTTCAACGACCCGAGCGCCGTCCTGGAGGAGATGCACAACTTGCTTGTGCCGAACGGAAAGATCATCGCCAGTTTCGGCCCCACCTGGTTCCACCCATACGGCGCGCACATGCTCTCCGTGTTCCCTTGGGCGCACCTGGTATTCAGTGAGAAGGCGTTGTTGCGCTGGCGCTCCGACCTCAGGTCGGATGGCGCCACGAGGTTTCGCGAGGTCACTGGAGGGCTGAACGGGATGACGATCGCGCGCTTCGAACGGATCGTGGCGCAGTCACGATTCTCGCTCGAGTGGATCGAGACGGTCCCCATCCGCAAACTTCGCTCCGTGCACCGGCGCTGGAACCGGGAGTTCACGACCGCCATCGTTCGGTGTCGCTTGGCAAGACGTAATTAG
- a CDS encoding bifunctional homocysteine S-methyltransferase/methylenetetrahydrofolate reductase — MGTMLYQRGVFINQCYDELSLRAPDLVRGVHEEYVKAGAEVLETNSFGANRFKLANFGLEKEVAAINRAAATIAREAALDAVLVAGAIGPLGVRLEPYGPTSLEEARAAFEEQVAALRDGGVDCLILETFADLDEISQAILAARSVAPELPLIAQMTVDVEGVTIFGMRPEDIAESLDALGADVIGLNCSVGPQIILEAIEKMAASTRRKLSAMPNAGMPREVGGRKMYMASPEYMATYARHLLQAGAKVIGGCCGTTPAHIRAMVEGIRPLVPRSLKRKDGGRASGDGSVLAVGERAVSKHAGVHPVPLGERSNWGHKLATQQFVSSVEIVPPRGVDASRMLEDVRALKTAGVDAVNVPDGPRAQSRMGAMMTSLLIEQQVGIEAVCHYACRDRNLLGMLSDLLGGAAMGLHNLLLITGDPPKMGPYPDATAVFDIDSIGLTNLVRNLNRGLDPGGNPIGAPTRYTIGVGVNPAAIDPALERRRFDYKVDAGAEFAITQPVFDSRQLERFLRELGSSHVPIVAGIWPLVSLRNAEFLANEVPGVVVPEEILHRMRRANQQSAEHALQEGIAIAREMLSLVRSDVQGVQVSAPFGKVSLALEVLRS, encoded by the coding sequence ATGGGGACCATGCTCTACCAGCGTGGCGTCTTCATCAACCAGTGTTACGACGAGCTCTCGTTGCGCGCGCCCGACCTCGTGCGCGGCGTGCACGAGGAGTACGTAAAGGCCGGCGCCGAGGTGCTGGAGACCAACTCGTTCGGCGCCAACCGATTCAAGCTGGCCAACTTCGGGCTCGAGAAGGAGGTAGCGGCGATCAACCGCGCCGCGGCGACCATCGCGCGCGAGGCGGCGCTCGACGCCGTCCTGGTGGCAGGGGCCATTGGCCCGTTAGGCGTGCGGCTGGAGCCGTACGGTCCCACCTCGCTCGAGGAGGCGCGCGCCGCCTTCGAGGAGCAGGTCGCCGCGCTGCGCGATGGCGGAGTGGATTGCCTCATCCTCGAGACGTTCGCCGACCTCGACGAGATCTCGCAGGCGATCCTCGCCGCGCGCTCGGTGGCCCCCGAGCTCCCGCTCATCGCACAGATGACGGTCGACGTCGAGGGCGTCACGATCTTCGGGATGCGGCCCGAGGACATCGCCGAGTCGCTCGACGCCCTGGGCGCCGACGTCATCGGGCTCAATTGCTCCGTGGGGCCGCAGATCATCCTCGAGGCGATCGAGAAGATGGCGGCCAGCACACGTCGCAAGTTGAGCGCGATGCCTAACGCCGGCATGCCGCGCGAGGTGGGCGGGCGCAAGATGTACATGGCGAGCCCCGAGTACATGGCCACCTACGCGCGCCACCTGTTGCAGGCAGGCGCCAAGGTGATCGGCGGGTGCTGCGGGACCACGCCGGCGCACATCCGCGCCATGGTGGAGGGGATCCGTCCGCTGGTGCCGCGATCGCTGAAGCGAAAGGACGGGGGACGGGCGTCGGGGGACGGGAGTGTGCTCGCCGTCGGTGAGCGCGCGGTGAGCAAGCATGCGGGGGTGCATCCGGTGCCGCTGGGAGAGCGGAGCAACTGGGGGCACAAGCTCGCCACACAGCAGTTTGTCTCCTCCGTCGAGATCGTCCCGCCACGCGGGGTGGACGCCTCGCGCATGCTGGAGGACGTGCGCGCGCTGAAGACGGCGGGGGTCGATGCGGTCAACGTACCCGACGGGCCGCGCGCGCAGAGCCGGATGGGGGCGATGATGACGTCGCTCCTCATCGAGCAGCAGGTGGGCATCGAGGCGGTGTGCCACTACGCCTGCCGCGACCGCAACCTGCTGGGGATGCTCTCCGACTTGTTAGGCGGCGCAGCGATGGGACTGCACAACCTCCTCCTCATCACCGGCGACCCGCCCAAGATGGGGCCATACCCCGACGCCACCGCCGTCTTCGACATCGACTCGATCGGCCTCACGAACCTGGTGCGCAACCTCAATCGCGGACTGGACCCGGGCGGCAACCCGATCGGGGCGCCAACGCGCTACACGATCGGCGTGGGCGTCAACCCGGCCGCAATCGACCCCGCACTCGAGCGCCGGCGCTTCGACTACAAGGTGGATGCCGGCGCCGAGTTCGCCATTACGCAACCGGTCTTCGACTCGCGCCAGCTCGAGCGCTTCCTGCGCGAGCTCGGGTCGTCGCATGTCCCGATCGTTGCCGGCATCTGGCCGCTAGTCTCGCTGCGCAACGCGGAGTTCCTCGCCAACGAGGTGCCGGGCGTCGTCGTCCCCGAGGAGATCCTGCACCGCATGCGACGCGCCAACCAGCAGTCGGCCGAACACGCACTGCAGGAAGGAATCGCCATCGCGCGCGAGATGCTCTCGCTCGTGAGGAGCGACGTGCAAGGCGTCCAGGTCTCGGCGCCGTTCGGAAAGGTCTCGCTGGCGCTCGAGGTCCTGCGCTCGTAG
- the metH gene encoding methionine synthase has protein sequence MSDDARSTPNIANAFHLPVRSGYLDALARGVLVYDGAMGTNIQRYHLTAEDYGGKSLEGCNDHLVLTRPDVIQAIHESFLAVGSDVVETCTFQSTPRRLEEWGLGDKVREINVAAARLARAACDAYATSERPRFVAASIGPTGMLPSSSDPALSNVTFEALSNDFYWQAKYLVEGGVDVLLVETSQDILEVKAALAGFARLFRELGWRLPVQAQVTLDTSGRMLLGTDIASAMTTLESLGVDVIGLNCSTGPEHMREPVRYLSQHATRPVSVVPNAGLPLNTGTGDAVYPLEPAAMAAMLGEFVRDFGVRIVGGCCGTTPEHLKAINDAVDALGVRAPFATTASGATGSPRAHHHVPRASSAMRAITLHQSPPPLLVGERVNAQGSRKVKRLLLADDYEGIVEVAREQAESGAHVLDVCVALTERADEAAQMATVAKLLSMSVETPLMIDSTEAGVIKAALEHVPGRAIINSINMENGRARIDAIVPMAITHGAALVALTIDPVGMARTRERKLEVARAIHDIVVGEYGMQPSDLVFDALTFTLATGDVEWIDSAHETIEGIRLIKRELPGVLTILGVSNVSFGLAPGARAVLNSVFLHHCVQAGLDAAIVNPAHVTPYAEISAAERALADDLVFNKRPDALQRFIEHFDKGTGDEGRETGVALRADPTEGMTPEARVHWMVVHRKKEGIEEALDAAGVRERPVQVLNEVLLPAMKEVGDKFGAGELILPFVLQSAEVMKKAVKHLESFLEKQEGYTKGRVVLATVYGDVHDIGKSLVNTILSNNGYTVYDLGKQVPVNTIIEKALEVKADAIGLSALLVSTSKQMPMCVQELDRRGVQLPVLIGGAAINRRFGRRALFVDGERPFDAGVFYCKDAFEGLETMDRLQDPAQRAGFVAKQLADARADVFLHSGVGKDVARGDAGGERSSVSADHAIPEAPFLGTRLLRDIPLGEVLDLLDLDELYRLQWGARGSGEAYEHTVRTEFEPVLARLKGEAERDGWLVPQAAYGYFPVQSSGNEVIVYDPDAWEADGGSLREVARFHFPRQEGRDRLCLADYFRSVESGDVDVIALQVVTVGDAATRRFEELQAKGEYTEAFYSHGLSVEAAEATAEWLHRRIRAELGVPAGRGKRYSWGYGACPDLDDHDVVFRLLPVDALGMSLTSARQLIPEQSTAALIVHHPEAKYYAVRGE, from the coding sequence TTGTCCGACGACGCCCGCTCCACGCCGAACATCGCCAACGCCTTTCACCTCCCCGTTCGCTCCGGCTACCTGGACGCGCTGGCGCGCGGGGTGCTCGTGTATGACGGCGCGATGGGGACCAACATCCAGCGCTATCACCTGACCGCGGAAGACTACGGCGGAAAGTCGCTCGAGGGGTGCAACGACCACCTGGTGCTGACGCGCCCCGATGTGATCCAGGCGATCCACGAGTCGTTCCTCGCGGTGGGGAGCGATGTGGTGGAGACGTGCACCTTCCAGTCGACGCCGCGCCGCCTGGAGGAGTGGGGGTTGGGGGACAAGGTGCGCGAGATCAACGTGGCGGCGGCCCGCCTGGCGCGAGCGGCGTGCGATGCGTACGCCACCAGCGAGCGTCCGCGCTTCGTCGCCGCGTCGATCGGGCCCACCGGGATGCTCCCGTCGAGCAGCGACCCGGCGCTCTCCAACGTGACGTTCGAGGCGTTGAGCAACGACTTCTACTGGCAGGCGAAGTACCTCGTGGAAGGTGGGGTGGACGTCCTGCTGGTGGAGACGTCGCAGGACATCCTCGAGGTGAAGGCGGCGCTGGCCGGCTTCGCGCGCCTGTTCCGCGAACTCGGCTGGCGCCTCCCGGTGCAGGCGCAGGTCACGCTCGACACCAGCGGGCGCATGCTGCTGGGGACCGACATTGCCAGCGCGATGACGACGCTGGAGTCGTTAGGCGTGGACGTGATCGGGCTCAACTGCTCCACAGGGCCCGAGCACATGCGCGAGCCGGTGCGTTATCTGTCGCAGCACGCGACGCGCCCGGTCTCGGTGGTTCCAAACGCCGGATTGCCGCTGAACACCGGGACGGGAGACGCGGTATACCCGCTGGAGCCGGCGGCGATGGCGGCGATGCTGGGGGAGTTCGTGCGCGACTTCGGGGTGCGGATCGTGGGAGGGTGCTGCGGGACGACGCCGGAGCACCTCAAGGCGATCAACGACGCGGTGGACGCGCTGGGGGTGCGAGCGCCGTTCGCGACGACAGCCTCCGGCGCCACCGGCTCGCCGCGCGCTCATCACCACGTCCCGCGCGCCTCCTCCGCCATGCGCGCGATCACCCTGCACCAGTCGCCCCCCCCGCTCCTCGTGGGCGAACGGGTGAACGCCCAGGGGTCACGCAAGGTCAAGCGCTTGCTCCTGGCGGATGATTACGAGGGGATCGTGGAGGTCGCGCGCGAACAGGCCGAGTCGGGGGCCCACGTCCTCGACGTCTGCGTTGCCCTCACCGAGCGGGCGGATGAGGCGGCGCAGATGGCGACCGTGGCGAAGCTCCTGTCGATGTCGGTCGAGACGCCGCTCATGATCGACTCGACCGAGGCGGGCGTCATCAAGGCGGCGCTCGAGCACGTTCCGGGGCGGGCGATCATCAACTCGATCAACATGGAGAACGGTCGCGCCCGCATCGACGCGATCGTCCCCATGGCCATCACGCACGGCGCCGCCCTCGTGGCCCTCACGATCGACCCGGTCGGGATGGCGCGCACGCGGGAGCGGAAGCTCGAGGTGGCGCGCGCGATCCACGACATCGTCGTGGGCGAGTACGGCATGCAGCCGTCGGACCTCGTCTTCGACGCCCTCACCTTCACCCTTGCTACCGGCGACGTCGAGTGGATCGACTCGGCGCACGAGACCATCGAGGGCATCCGCCTCATCAAGCGCGAATTGCCGGGCGTGCTCACGATCCTCGGCGTCTCCAACGTGAGCTTCGGGCTGGCCCCTGGGGCGCGCGCCGTCCTGAACTCGGTCTTCCTGCACCATTGCGTGCAGGCCGGGCTCGATGCCGCCATCGTCAACCCGGCGCACGTCACGCCCTACGCGGAGATCTCGGCGGCGGAACGCGCGCTCGCCGACGACCTCGTGTTCAACAAGCGCCCGGATGCGCTGCAACGATTCATCGAACACTTCGACAAGGGGACGGGAGACGAGGGACGGGAGACGGGAGTGGCGCTGCGCGCCGACCCAACCGAGGGAATGACGCCGGAAGCGCGGGTGCACTGGATGGTCGTGCACCGCAAGAAGGAGGGGATCGAGGAGGCGCTGGATGCGGCGGGGGTGCGCGAGCGGCCGGTGCAGGTGCTCAACGAGGTGTTGCTCCCGGCGATGAAGGAGGTGGGCGACAAGTTCGGCGCGGGAGAACTCATCCTTCCCTTCGTGCTGCAATCGGCCGAGGTGATGAAGAAGGCGGTGAAGCACCTCGAGTCGTTCCTCGAGAAGCAGGAGGGCTACACCAAGGGGCGCGTGGTGCTGGCGACGGTGTACGGCGACGTGCACGACATCGGCAAGTCGCTCGTCAACACGATCCTCTCCAACAACGGGTATACCGTGTACGACCTGGGGAAGCAGGTCCCGGTCAACACGATCATCGAGAAGGCGCTCGAGGTGAAGGCCGATGCCATCGGGTTGTCGGCGCTCCTGGTGAGCACGTCGAAGCAGATGCCGATGTGCGTGCAGGAGCTGGATCGCCGCGGTGTGCAGCTGCCGGTGCTCATCGGGGGGGCGGCGATCAACCGGCGTTTCGGGCGGCGCGCGCTCTTCGTCGATGGGGAGCGCCCCTTCGATGCCGGCGTCTTCTATTGCAAGGACGCGTTCGAGGGGTTGGAGACGATGGACCGGCTCCAGGACCCGGCGCAGCGCGCGGGATTCGTCGCCAAGCAGCTGGCGGACGCACGCGCCGACGTCTTCCTGCACAGCGGCGTGGGGAAGGACGTTGCCCGCGGCGATGCGGGCGGGGAGCGATCGAGCGTCTCCGCGGATCATGCCATTCCCGAGGCCCCCTTCCTTGGCACGCGCCTGTTGCGCGACATCCCGTTAGGCGAGGTGCTCGACCTCCTCGATCTCGACGAGCTGTACCGCCTGCAATGGGGGGCGCGCGGCTCGGGCGAGGCGTACGAGCACACCGTGCGCACGGAGTTCGAGCCGGTGCTCGCTCGCCTCAAGGGCGAGGCCGAGCGCGATGGCTGGCTCGTCCCGCAGGCCGCCTACGGGTATTTCCCCGTACAGTCCAGCGGCAACGAGGTGATCGTGTACGACCCCGACGCGTGGGAGGCCGACGGCGGATCGTTGCGTGAGGTGGCGCGCTTCCACTTCCCGCGGCAGGAAGGGCGCGACCGGTTGTGCCTGGCGGACTACTTCCGCTCGGTCGAGTCGGGCGACGTGGACGTGATCGCCTTGCAGGTGGTCACCGTCGGCGACGCCGCCACGCGCCGGTTCGAGGAGCTGCAGGCGAAGGGCGAGTACACCGAGGCGTTCTATTCCCATGGGCTTTCGGTGGAGGCGGCAGAAGCGACGGCCGAGTGGCTTCACCGCCGCATACGCGCCGAGCTGGGCGTCCCCGCGGGCCGCGGGAAGCGCTACTCGTGGGGATACGGCGCCTGCCCCGACCTGGACGACCACGACGTGGTCTTCCGGCTCCTCCCGGTGGATGCGTTAGGCATGTCGCTCACCTCGGCCAGGCAGCTGATCCCCGAGCAGTCGACGGCGGCGCTCATCGTGCACCATCCGGAGGCCAAGTACTACGCGGTGCGGGGAGAGTGA
- a CDS encoding response regulator transcription factor: MRVLFVEDDARIAELAVAYLRKTGFAVDLAPTGEDALRLAAMNDYDVAVLDIRLPGIDGLDVCRRLRAAGSPVRILMATARDTVEDRIAGLDLGADDYIVKPYVLAELEARVRAVLRRPAVFVPTTLQVGELSLDTGTRVAERNGRQISLTSKEFAVLEYLMRHAGEVVTREKISAHAWDDNYDPASNVIDVYIARLRKKIDESDEAPLLHTIRGAGYRLGDPRQGRTR; this comes from the coding sequence ATGCGAGTCCTGTTCGTGGAAGATGATGCGCGTATCGCGGAGCTGGCCGTCGCTTATCTGCGCAAGACCGGCTTCGCCGTCGATCTCGCGCCCACGGGGGAAGACGCGCTTCGACTCGCCGCGATGAACGACTACGACGTCGCCGTGCTCGACATCCGCCTTCCCGGCATCGATGGGCTGGACGTCTGCCGGCGTTTGCGCGCCGCAGGATCGCCCGTCCGGATCCTCATGGCCACGGCCCGCGATACGGTGGAAGATCGCATTGCCGGGTTGGACCTCGGCGCCGACGACTACATCGTGAAGCCGTACGTGCTGGCGGAGCTGGAGGCCCGCGTGCGGGCGGTCCTGCGGCGCCCGGCGGTCTTCGTCCCCACCACGCTGCAGGTCGGTGAACTCTCGCTCGATACGGGGACGCGCGTTGCCGAACGCAACGGGCGCCAGATCTCGCTCACGAGCAAGGAGTTCGCGGTGCTGGAGTACCTCATGCGTCACGCCGGCGAGGTGGTGACGCGCGAGAAGATCAGCGCGCACGCCTGGGACGACAACTACGACCCGGCGAGCAACGTCATCGACGTCTACATCGCCCGGCTGCGCAAGAAGATCGACGAAAGCGACGAAGCGCCGTTGCTCCACACGATTCGCGGCGCCGGCTATCGCCTCGGCGATCCGAGGCAGGGAAGAACCCGTTAG
- a CDS encoding HAMP domain-containing protein — translation MATKGNPRIRRRMTAWFAGSVFVLLLVSIVAMRGIARRALAVQHEDGVLRNIELVRSFFRAELSEYQHVEVTLRHIAGELVFAGMEFEFLRPDSTIFASARLPNAQSGPRPPVRTYIVPLERDLAIGWKLRLRVSVADLANAHRRIDQATLIALPLAVALAALAGWLVTGRALRPVGQMAEAAERIDASAPSARLPIADANDELGRLGRRFNALLDRLDGALAQQRRFLADAAHELRTPMARMLGETETRLAQPPSASDDRQSVERIHDDLRRASSLVDELMQLARADAGSAQAVLQPAFLDDVVSDALSPWHAEARRRGISLEIPVLDECPVSCDARLIHRLVGVLLHNALHYTPAGGRVEVRVLCRAGDGVLEVDDSGIGISPEERDRIFERFYRGAAARQHAPEGSGLGLAIAAWIVQKHGATIRVDEGHLGGSRFRILFPPPERATKRPDPSPSPEPGAGQR, via the coding sequence ATGGCGACGAAGGGAAACCCGCGCATTCGCCGTCGCATGACGGCGTGGTTTGCGGGGAGCGTCTTCGTCCTCCTCCTCGTGTCGATCGTCGCCATGCGCGGCATCGCGCGGCGCGCCCTCGCCGTCCAGCACGAGGACGGCGTGCTGCGCAACATCGAACTCGTGCGCTCGTTCTTCCGCGCCGAGCTGTCCGAGTACCAGCACGTCGAGGTCACGCTGCGCCACATTGCCGGCGAACTGGTCTTTGCCGGCATGGAGTTCGAGTTCCTGCGCCCCGACTCCACCATCTTCGCCTCGGCGCGCCTGCCTAACGCGCAGTCGGGGCCGCGCCCCCCCGTGCGCACGTACATCGTGCCGCTCGAGCGCGACCTGGCCATCGGGTGGAAGTTGCGCCTGCGGGTAAGCGTCGCCGACCTTGCCAACGCCCACCGCCGCATCGACCAGGCCACGCTCATCGCGCTCCCGCTCGCGGTCGCGCTGGCGGCGCTCGCCGGGTGGCTCGTCACCGGGCGTGCGCTGCGCCCAGTTGGGCAGATGGCCGAAGCCGCAGAGCGAATCGACGCGAGCGCACCGTCGGCGCGACTCCCGATCGCCGACGCCAACGACGAACTGGGACGTTTGGGACGGCGTTTCAACGCGCTGCTCGACCGATTGGATGGGGCGCTGGCACAACAGCGACGATTCCTCGCCGACGCGGCGCACGAACTCCGCACGCCCATGGCACGCATGCTCGGCGAAACCGAGACGCGTCTCGCCCAGCCACCCTCGGCAAGCGATGATCGGCAGTCGGTGGAGCGCATCCACGACGACCTGCGGCGTGCCTCGTCGCTCGTCGACGAACTGATGCAGCTGGCCCGCGCCGACGCCGGGAGCGCGCAGGCGGTCCTGCAGCCGGCATTTCTCGACGACGTGGTGAGCGACGCCCTGTCGCCGTGGCACGCGGAGGCCCGCCGCCGCGGCATCTCGCTCGAGATTCCCGTGCTGGACGAATGCCCCGTGTCGTGCGACGCGCGGCTCATCCATCGTCTCGTCGGCGTCCTTCTGCACAACGCCCTGCACTACACGCCGGCCGGTGGGCGAGTGGAGGTGCGGGTGTTGTGTCGCGCCGGCGACGGCGTGCTTGAAGTGGATGACTCGGGGATCGGCATATCGCCCGAGGAGCGCGACCGCATCTTCGAGCGCTTCTATCGTGGAGCGGCGGCGCGGCAACACGCGCCCGAGGGGAGCGGACTCGGACTGGCCATCGCCGCCTGGATCGTACAGAAGCACGGGGCGACGATTCGCGTGGATGAGGGGCACCTGGGAGGGTCGCGCTTCCGCATCCTCTTTCCCCCTCCCGAACGGGCGACGAAGCGACCAGACCCTTCGCCCTCGCCGGAGCCGGGCGCCGGTCAGCGTTAA
- a CDS encoding efflux RND transporter periplasmic adaptor subunit: protein MMRPRVAWLALLAAASGCSKSSEGASIPATVAATPPADTALLTAASVKIAGFTTAKVVGTPWRDAWRAPGRLSLDQGATEPIGSIVEGRIVKVYAMPGDRVRKGEILVAIHSHEMMDARAALSRAKADVMRAESDLRVAQSAAERGERLYGLKAVSMAELEKLRGLHTDAQATRESATAELVRAEEFLEHLLGDGPEQPGMDPHWVLVRAPLDGLVISRDVQPGNVVLVGAPLVTVSRTSALTLVLQVPDAAAAAARVGAPVSFTVTAAPAARFDATVTRVFPSVDTLTRTIEVHAAVRDTRGILKPEMFANAELSGAAGRVVPTVPSGAIQAFDGDTVVVVSEPRGDGMHLTAVRVRIGRRTTVSAEILGGVDTGTVVIVGGASVAKAEILKRRGG from the coding sequence GTGATGCGTCCCCGTGTTGCCTGGTTGGCTCTCCTCGCGGCCGCGAGTGGCTGCTCCAAATCGAGCGAGGGAGCGAGCATTCCGGCCACGGTGGCCGCCACGCCACCAGCCGATACGGCGCTGCTGACGGCCGCGTCGGTGAAGATCGCTGGCTTCACGACCGCGAAGGTCGTGGGCACGCCATGGCGCGATGCGTGGCGCGCCCCGGGGCGCCTGTCGCTCGACCAGGGCGCGACGGAACCGATCGGTTCGATCGTCGAGGGACGCATCGTGAAGGTGTACGCGATGCCTGGCGATCGCGTGCGGAAGGGGGAGATCCTCGTGGCGATCCATTCGCACGAGATGATGGATGCGCGCGCCGCGCTGTCGCGCGCCAAGGCAGACGTGATGCGTGCCGAATCGGACCTGCGCGTCGCACAGAGCGCGGCCGAGCGCGGCGAGCGACTGTACGGGCTCAAGGCCGTGTCGATGGCCGAGCTGGAGAAGCTGCGGGGGCTGCACACGGATGCCCAGGCGACGCGGGAGAGCGCGACGGCGGAGCTGGTACGCGCCGAGGAGTTCCTCGAGCACCTGCTGGGCGACGGGCCGGAGCAGCCGGGGATGGATCCGCACTGGGTGCTGGTGCGCGCGCCGCTGGATGGCCTGGTCATCTCGCGCGACGTGCAGCCCGGCAACGTGGTGCTGGTGGGGGCGCCGCTGGTGACGGTGAGCCGCACCTCGGCGCTGACGCTGGTGTTGCAGGTGCCGGACGCGGCGGCGGCGGCGGCGCGTGTGGGGGCGCCGGTGAGCTTCACGGTCACGGCTGCCCCCGCGGCGCGCTTCGATGCGACGGTGACGCGCGTCTTCCCCTCGGTCGACACGCTCACGCGCACCATCGAGGTGCATGCGGCGGTGCGCGACACGCGCGGCATCCTCAAGCCGGAGATGTTCGCCAACGCGGAGCTCTCGGGCGCCGCGGGGAGGGTGGTCCCGACGGTTCCGTCAGGTGCCATCCAGGCCTTCGACGGCGACACGGTGGTGGTGGTGTCGGAGCCGCGTGGTGACGGGATGCACCTGACGGCGGTGCGCGTACGTATCGGCCGTCGCACGACGGTCAGCGCCGAGATCCTGGGCGGCGTGGACACCGGCACGGTGGTGATCGTGGGCGGCGCATCGGTGGCAAAGGCCGAGATCCTGAAGCGGCGCGGGGGCTGA